The following are encoded together in the bacterium genome:
- a CDS encoding ABC transporter ATP-binding protein encodes MENILQLQKINKNFGSAKVVDDVSLTLRKGQIGSLLGPSGSGKTTLLRLVAGFETADSGKMILHGQTVSGNGYFVPPEKRRIGMVFQDYALFPHLTVKGNVGFGLRHQFREVKGGTIRSLLEKVGLKQFGDNYPHELSGGQQQRVALARTLAIKPEIILLDEPFSNLDVALRGNLSKEVRRIIKEQGLTALMVTHNQQEAFAMADEIDVVMNGQMLQWGTAHELYHKPSSMDVGAFIGEGVMVDGFVVEGVGVRTSLGMIKKPMIKSPGEGDAVNVLIRPEDIVHDDNSECMATIVQKEYRGPNILFTLKIVNGENILSLLPSHHNHNIGEKLGIRVEMEDLVSFPKVQHRSAA; translated from the coding sequence GTGGAAAACATTCTTCAGCTGCAGAAAATAAACAAGAATTTTGGTTCCGCTAAAGTGGTTGACGATGTGAGTCTCACCCTCCGGAAAGGCCAGATCGGGTCCCTTTTGGGACCCAGTGGAAGCGGCAAAACGACCCTGCTCAGGCTGGTCGCGGGTTTCGAAACCGCTGACAGCGGGAAAATGATCCTTCACGGGCAGACCGTTTCCGGAAACGGTTATTTTGTTCCGCCAGAGAAACGGCGTATCGGCATGGTGTTCCAGGACTATGCTCTCTTTCCGCACCTCACGGTCAAGGGAAATGTAGGTTTCGGATTAAGGCACCAGTTTCGGGAAGTGAAAGGGGGGACCATCCGGTCGTTGCTCGAAAAGGTGGGATTGAAACAGTTCGGGGATAATTATCCCCATGAACTGTCAGGGGGACAACAGCAGCGCGTTGCCCTGGCCCGGACACTGGCCATCAAGCCGGAGATCATCCTGCTTGATGAACCGTTCTCAAATCTGGATGTAGCGTTGAGGGGAAATTTATCAAAAGAGGTCCGACGGATCATAAAAGAACAGGGCTTGACGGCTCTCATGGTAACCCACAACCAGCAAGAGGCCTTCGCGATGGCGGATGAGATCGACGTTGTCATGAACGGACAAATGCTGCAGTGGGGCACAGCCCATGAGCTTTATCATAAACCATCAAGCATGGATGTCGGAGCCTTTATAGGTGAGGGAGTCATGGTTGACGGCTTCGTCGTTGAGGGCGTGGGAGTGCGAACGTCCCTGGGAATGATAAAAAAACCCATGATAAAAAGTCCCGGTGAAGGCGATGCGGTCAATGTGCTCATAAGGCCGGAAGATATAGTCCACGACGACAATAGTGAATGTATGGCAACTATCGTACAAAAGGAGTACCGCGGGCCAAATATTCTGTTTACCTTGAAGATCGTTAACGGAGAAAACATACTTTCTCTGCTGCCAAGTCATCATAATCACAACATTGGGGAAAAACTCGGTATCAGGGTCGAAATGGAGGATCTTGTATCCTTTCCCAAAGTTCAACACCGATCCGCAGCATAA